A region of Acidobacteriota bacterium DNA encodes the following proteins:
- the fabF gene encoding beta-ketoacyl-ACP synthase II — translation MSGSGTKPRPISEKRVVVTGIGLVTPLGVGTQKNWEALLRGESGIRPITRFDAARYDSRIAGEVQGFDPLDFIDRKEIRKMDRFIQYALAAAQLAVDDSGLSSGNIEGERNGVYVGSGIGGIGSIEETHKTLLEKGPERVSPFFLIQTIINEASGQIAIRFQAKGPNCASVTACSSGTHAIGDSFRIIARGDADIMIAGGAEAPITPISVAGFTAMKALSVRNDDPAAASRPFDAERDGFVMSEGAGILILEELERALKRNARIYAEIVGYGMTGDAYHVAAPAADGDGAVRVMIRAVEDAGISPESVTYINAHGTSTPYNDKTETLAIKRAFGDHAARIGVSSSKSMTGHLLGAAGGIEAGITALCIQHQVMTPTINQQTPDPDCDLDYVPNAARPAEIIYALSNSFGFGGTNGSLCLKRFEQ, via the coding sequence ATGTCCGGCAGCGGAACGAAACCGCGGCCCATTTCCGAAAAGCGGGTCGTCGTCACCGGGATCGGCCTGGTGACGCCCCTGGGGGTGGGTACGCAGAAAAATTGGGAAGCCCTCCTTCGGGGGGAAAGCGGCATCCGGCCGATTACGCGGTTCGATGCCGCGAGATACGACAGCCGTATCGCGGGGGAAGTTCAGGGCTTCGACCCCCTGGACTTCATCGACCGGAAAGAAATCCGGAAGATGGACCGGTTCATTCAATATGCCCTCGCCGCGGCCCAATTGGCCGTCGACGACTCCGGTCTTTCTTCCGGGAACATCGAAGGCGAGCGGAACGGCGTTTACGTCGGATCGGGAATCGGCGGCATCGGGTCGATCGAAGAGACCCACAAAACACTCCTGGAAAAAGGGCCGGAGCGGGTTTCACCCTTTTTCCTGATTCAAACCATCATCAACGAGGCCTCGGGACAGATCGCCATCCGCTTCCAGGCCAAGGGGCCCAACTGTGCCTCGGTCACGGCCTGCAGCTCGGGCACGCATGCGATCGGCGATTCCTTCCGCATCATCGCCCGCGGCGACGCCGACATCATGATCGCCGGGGGGGCCGAGGCGCCCATCACGCCGATAAGCGTGGCGGGTTTCACGGCCATGAAGGCGCTGTCCGTGAGAAACGACGATCCGGCCGCGGCCTCCCGCCCGTTCGATGCCGAACGCGACGGGTTCGTCATGAGTGAGGGCGCGGGCATCCTGATCCTCGAAGAACTGGAACGGGCCCTGAAAAGAAACGCCCGCATCTACGCCGAAATCGTCGGCTACGGCATGACCGGAGACGCCTATCACGTGGCGGCGCCTGCGGCCGACGGCGACGGCGCGGTCCGGGTCATGATTCGGGCTGTCGAGGACGCCGGCATTTCCCCCGAGTCCGTGACTTACATCAACGCTCACGGCACGTCCACGCCCTATAACGACAAGACCGAAACGCTGGCCATCAAGCGTGCCTTCGGGGACCATGCGGCGCGCATCGGCGTCAGCTCTTCGAAATCGATGACCGGCCACCTTCTGGGAGCGGCCGGCGGGATCGAGGCCGGTATCACGGCGCTCTGCATTCAACACCAGGTCATGACGCCGACCATCAATCAGCAAACGCCCGATCCCGACTGCGACTTGGACTATGTTCCGAACGCGGCGCGGCCGGCCGAAATCATTTATGCCCTGAGCAACTCTTTCGGCTTCGGGGGAACCAACGGCTCGCTCTGCCTGAAGCGGTTCGAACAATAG
- the acpP gene encoding acyl carrier protein — MERDQLIKKVKAIVSDKLSIGEDQVTEEASFIDDLGADSLDTVELVMALEDEFGLDIPDEDAEKLTTVGKALDYILANAK, encoded by the coding sequence ATGGAAAGAGATCAACTCATCAAGAAAGTCAAGGCCATCGTCTCCGACAAGCTGAGCATCGGCGAAGACCAGGTGACGGAAGAAGCCTCCTTCATCGACGATCTCGGAGCGGATTCCCTGGATACGGTGGAACTCGTCATGGCTCTCGAAGATGAATTCGGACTCGATATCCCCGACGAGGACGCCGAAAAACTGACAACGGTCGGCAAGGCGCTCGACTACATTCTCGCCAACGCCAAGTAA